A stretch of Nonomuraea africana DNA encodes these proteins:
- the wecB gene encoding non-hydrolyzing UDP-N-acetylglucosamine 2-epimerase, translating to MRENPLVLHVLGARPNFVKAAPVVRGLDELGVRQGIIHTGQHYDALMSDVFFADLGLPEPVANLGVGSGTHAKQTAALLVGLEEVVETHEPDLVVVYGDVNSTLAAILVCAKLGIPTAHVEAGLRSFDRGMPEEVNRIVTDSLSDLLFATSPEALSYLATEGVPAAKMHLVGNPMIDSLFAALPSLDAARLEGIPARYGVATLHRPANVDTPEAAAELVSAVLEVSRQIPLVVPIHPRGRARLAEAGLVDGPGIKVIDPLGYVDFLSLVKGAALVVTDSGGVQEETTMLGVPCLTVRPNTERPITVTHGTNRLVTPAALPAAASKALADGASTPAGELPVLWDGASGPRIARVIAAWLKGENLSPASRNGRL from the coding sequence ATGAGGGAGAACCCCCTGGTCCTCCATGTCCTCGGCGCCCGCCCCAACTTCGTGAAGGCCGCACCCGTGGTGCGCGGCCTCGACGAACTCGGGGTGCGGCAGGGCATCATCCACACCGGCCAGCACTACGACGCGCTGATGTCAGACGTCTTCTTCGCCGACCTCGGCCTGCCCGAGCCGGTGGCCAACCTCGGAGTCGGATCGGGGACGCACGCCAAGCAGACCGCGGCCCTGCTCGTGGGGCTCGAGGAGGTCGTCGAGACGCACGAGCCCGACCTCGTGGTCGTCTACGGAGACGTCAACTCCACGCTGGCCGCCATCCTCGTCTGCGCGAAGCTGGGCATCCCGACCGCCCACGTCGAGGCGGGCCTGCGCTCCTTCGACCGCGGCATGCCGGAAGAGGTCAACAGGATCGTCACCGACTCGCTGTCGGACCTGCTGTTCGCCACCTCCCCCGAGGCGCTGTCGTACCTGGCCACCGAGGGCGTGCCGGCCGCCAAGATGCACCTGGTCGGCAACCCGATGATCGACAGCCTCTTCGCCGCGCTGCCGTCGCTCGACGCCGCCAGGCTCGAGGGCATCCCCGCTCGTTACGGCGTGGCCACGCTGCACCGCCCGGCCAACGTCGACACCCCGGAGGCCGCCGCCGAGTTGGTCTCGGCGGTCCTCGAGGTCTCCAGGCAGATCCCGCTGGTCGTGCCGATCCACCCCCGTGGGCGGGCCCGCCTCGCGGAGGCCGGGCTCGTCGACGGGCCGGGTATCAAGGTCATCGATCCGCTCGGCTACGTGGACTTCCTCTCCCTGGTGAAGGGCGCCGCGCTGGTCGTCACCGACTCGGGCGGCGTGCAGGAGGAGACCACCATGCTCGGCGTGCCGTGCCTCACGGTCCGGCCCAACACCGAGCGGCCCATCACGGTCACGCACGGCACCAACCGGCTCGTGACGCCCGCCGCGCTGCCCGCCGCCGCCTCCAAGGCGCTGGCCGACGGGGCCTCGACCCCCGCGGGCGAGCTGCCCGTGCTGTGGGACGGCGCGTCCGGCCCGAGGATCGCGCGGGTGATCGCCGCGTGGTTGAAGGGTGAGAATCTGTCGCCAGCCTCACGAAACGGACGGCTCTAG
- a CDS encoding glycosyltransferase family 4 protein — protein sequence MVSDARPKVSAKSARAGVGGLLKGFIQHPVIVSRVVAAKVKSDPVRVAQAAADALPPRLRPVVGRVAWPAARKVRRAVRKVGMRVVKAPWNDAKAAWNAGRVSEAAEVLEPHTKYPFVKRRAAYYRGELAAISPDPIPPRPKVAIGERVAGRVLHVVTNALPYTQAGYTVRTHRIVTAQKEKGLDPHVVTSWGWPMLQGHVDAAPFEELEGIPYHRLLPDGQQEMPFETRGRIILGAERVTELVATLKPQVLHAATDHRNGSISHAVRERTGTPFVYEVRGFLEETWASRDPIRIGSQRHVLQREREAFLMREADAVVTLAETMAQEIVERGVPREKITLAPNAVDDSLLTADYDGESFRRAYGIEPGEIVVGSVSSIVAYEGFATLLRAAALTRGIRVLIVGDGTERENLLALVEELGLKSAILPGRVGPEEALQAQSAIDIFACPREDLRVCRLVTPLKPVEAMALGKPVVLSDLPALSELVGSDGAGLLVPPGDPEALAKALADLRDDPARRAEMGEAGRAEVAAKRTWSRVAETYRGLYRTLAER from the coding sequence GTGGTATCCGACGCCAGACCAAAGGTTTCCGCCAAGTCGGCCAGGGCCGGAGTCGGTGGACTTCTCAAGGGCTTCATCCAGCACCCCGTCATCGTCTCCCGCGTCGTCGCGGCGAAGGTGAAATCCGACCCGGTCAGGGTCGCGCAGGCGGCCGCTGACGCCCTTCCGCCGAGACTGCGCCCCGTCGTGGGCAGGGTCGCGTGGCCCGCCGCCCGCAAGGTGCGGCGCGCCGTCCGCAAGGTCGGCATGCGGGTGGTCAAGGCCCCGTGGAACGACGCCAAGGCGGCCTGGAACGCGGGCCGCGTGAGCGAGGCGGCCGAGGTCCTCGAGCCGCACACGAAGTATCCCTTCGTGAAGCGCAGGGCCGCCTACTACCGTGGCGAGTTGGCCGCGATCAGCCCCGACCCGATCCCGCCGCGCCCCAAGGTGGCGATCGGCGAGCGCGTGGCGGGCCGCGTGCTGCACGTGGTCACCAACGCCCTGCCGTACACGCAGGCGGGGTACACGGTGCGCACGCACCGGATCGTGACCGCGCAGAAGGAGAAGGGCCTCGACCCGCACGTCGTGACCAGCTGGGGCTGGCCGATGCTGCAGGGTCACGTGGATGCCGCGCCCTTCGAGGAGCTCGAGGGCATCCCCTATCACCGGCTGCTGCCCGACGGACAGCAGGAGATGCCGTTCGAGACGCGCGGGCGGATCATCCTGGGCGCCGAGCGCGTCACCGAGCTGGTCGCCACCCTGAAGCCGCAGGTGCTGCACGCGGCCACCGACCACCGCAACGGCTCCATCTCGCACGCCGTGCGCGAGCGCACGGGCACGCCGTTCGTCTACGAGGTGCGCGGCTTCCTGGAGGAGACCTGGGCCTCGCGCGACCCGATCCGCATCGGCAGCCAGCGCCACGTGCTCCAGCGCGAGCGCGAGGCGTTCCTGATGCGCGAGGCCGACGCGGTGGTCACACTGGCCGAGACCATGGCCCAGGAGATCGTCGAGCGCGGCGTGCCGCGCGAGAAGATCACCCTGGCGCCCAACGCCGTGGACGACTCGCTGCTGACGGCCGACTACGACGGAGAGTCGTTCAGGCGCGCCTACGGCATCGAGCCCGGCGAGATCGTCGTGGGCTCCGTGTCCAGCATCGTGGCCTACGAGGGCTTCGCGACCCTGCTGCGGGCCGCCGCGCTGACCCGCGGGATCAGGGTCCTCATCGTCGGCGACGGCACCGAGCGGGAGAACCTTCTCGCGCTGGTGGAGGAGCTCGGGCTGAAGTCCGCGATCCTGCCGGGCCGGGTCGGCCCCGAGGAGGCGCTGCAGGCGCAGTCGGCGATCGACATCTTCGCCTGCCCGCGTGAGGATCTGCGCGTCTGCCGACTCGTTACGCCATTGAAACCCGTCGAGGCGATGGCGCTCGGAAAGCCCGTCGTGCTCAGCGATCTGCCCGCTCTCTCCGAGCTCGTCGGCTCCGACGGCGCGGGTCTGCTCGTGCCGCCCGGCGACCCGGAGGCGCTCGCCAAGGCGCTGGCCGACCTGCGGGACGACCCCGCCAGGCGGGCTGAGATGGGTGAGGCGGGACGGGCCGAAGTGGCGGCCAAGCGCACATGGAGTCGCGTGGCGGAAACTTATCGTGGCCTTTACCGGACGCTTGCCGAGCGATGA
- a CDS encoding nucleotide sugar dehydrogenase, which yields MTDFDLAVIGLGYVGMPLAKEAVAAGLRVVGVDVDPRKVDALNAGQSYIDDLTDADLEHMLANGFSATLEESVLATCDTIVICVPTPLDEDHRPDLSAVEGATKAVARNLTKGTLVVLESTTYPGTTDEVARPLLESSGLTAGVDFQLAFSPERIDPGNPKYGLRNTPKVVGGFTTACRDRATAFYGQFIEQVVPVSGTREAEMAKLLENTYRHVNIALVNEMAIFCDELGVDLWEAIEAAATKPFGFQKFLPGPGVGGHCIPVDPGYLSYTVRKLGYPFRFVELAQEINERMPSYVVNRVQRLLNRHKKAVNGSRVVLLGVTYKPDIADERETPALPVARALLELGAELTFVDPHVKQWSVDGTPVPREEDLAEAVSNADVTLLLQQHAAFDLDVVEDKARLVLDTRGVLAEGERVERL from the coding sequence GTGACGGATTTCGACCTGGCGGTAATCGGCCTGGGTTACGTCGGCATGCCGCTGGCCAAGGAGGCCGTCGCGGCAGGTCTGCGGGTTGTCGGCGTGGACGTCGACCCCCGTAAGGTCGACGCGCTCAACGCCGGTCAGTCCTACATCGACGACCTGACCGACGCCGATCTCGAGCACATGCTGGCCAACGGTTTCAGCGCCACGCTCGAGGAGTCGGTGCTCGCCACCTGCGACACGATCGTCATCTGCGTGCCGACCCCGCTGGACGAGGACCACCGTCCCGACCTGTCCGCGGTCGAGGGCGCCACCAAGGCCGTCGCGCGCAACCTGACGAAGGGCACGCTCGTCGTCCTGGAGTCCACCACGTACCCGGGCACCACCGACGAGGTGGCGCGGCCGCTGCTGGAGAGCTCGGGCCTCACGGCCGGAGTCGACTTCCAGCTCGCCTTCTCGCCCGAGCGCATCGACCCGGGCAACCCCAAGTACGGCCTGCGCAACACCCCCAAGGTCGTCGGCGGCTTCACCACCGCCTGCCGCGACCGGGCCACCGCCTTCTACGGTCAGTTCATCGAGCAGGTCGTGCCGGTCAGCGGCACCCGCGAGGCCGAGATGGCCAAGCTGCTCGAGAACACCTACCGGCACGTCAACATCGCCCTCGTCAACGAGATGGCGATCTTCTGTGACGAGCTCGGCGTCGACCTGTGGGAGGCGATCGAGGCCGCGGCGACCAAGCCGTTCGGCTTCCAGAAGTTCCTTCCCGGCCCTGGCGTCGGCGGCCACTGCATCCCGGTCGACCCGGGCTACCTGTCCTACACCGTCCGCAAGCTCGGCTACCCGTTCAGGTTCGTCGAGCTGGCGCAGGAGATCAACGAGCGGATGCCGTCGTACGTGGTCAACCGCGTGCAGCGGCTGCTCAACCGGCACAAGAAGGCGGTGAACGGCTCCAGGGTGGTGCTGCTCGGCGTCACCTACAAGCCGGACATCGCCGACGAGCGCGAGACCCCCGCCCTTCCCGTGGCGCGTGCGCTGCTGGAGCTGGGCGCCGAGCTCACGTTCGTCGACCCGCACGTCAAGCAGTGGTCGGTGGACGGCACTCCGGTGCCGCGTGAGGAGGATCTCGCCGAGGCCGTGTCGAACGCGGACGTGACGCTGCTGCTCCAGCAGCACGCCGCATTCGACCTCGACGTGGTCGAGGACAAGGCCAGGCTCGTGCTGGACACCCGAGGCGTGCTCGCCGAGGGTGAACGCGTCGAGCGGCTGTAG
- a CDS encoding glycosyltransferase translates to MHVLVMTVVHNPEDARILHRQIRALVDAGHEVTYAASFSAHGVVARPWVNGVDLPRAAQRKRMRAVWAARKLFRRMRDKVDLVLIHDPELLFAIWGVRRRPPVVWDVHEDTPATLSLKPWLPSLLRPPVRFLARLLEGTAERHLHLLLAETAYAGRFKHAHLIVPNETWVPDTVTPPGDDRVVYLGWLSRARGVQEAIEVGRLLQPYRVAVELIGYADPQSRPALNQAVAEGVLEWRDFMPNDEALKRLDGALAGLSLLHDEPNYRHSMPTKIVEYMAHGIPVITTPSPRAVELVERYESGIVVAWEDPKAVAQAVLSLRDEQRERHAMGARGYAAARANHHWPNSARRFVSQLESWAGVKK, encoded by the coding sequence GTGCACGTGCTCGTCATGACGGTGGTGCATAACCCCGAGGACGCCCGGATCCTGCACCGGCAGATCCGCGCCCTCGTGGATGCCGGTCATGAGGTCACGTACGCGGCGTCCTTCTCCGCCCACGGCGTGGTCGCCAGGCCGTGGGTCAACGGCGTCGACCTGCCCAGGGCGGCGCAGCGCAAGCGGATGCGGGCCGTGTGGGCGGCCCGCAAGCTCTTCAGGCGCATGCGCGACAAGGTCGACCTGGTGCTCATCCACGACCCCGAGCTGCTGTTCGCCATCTGGGGCGTGCGCCGCAGGCCACCCGTGGTCTGGGACGTGCACGAGGACACCCCCGCGACGCTCTCGCTCAAGCCGTGGCTGCCGTCGCTGCTGCGTCCGCCGGTGCGCTTCCTCGCCCGCCTGCTGGAGGGTACGGCCGAGCGCCACCTGCACCTGCTGCTGGCCGAGACCGCCTACGCGGGCCGGTTCAAGCACGCCCACCTCATCGTGCCGAACGAGACGTGGGTGCCCGACACGGTCACGCCGCCGGGCGACGACAGGGTGGTCTACCTCGGCTGGCTCTCACGGGCGCGCGGCGTCCAGGAGGCGATCGAGGTCGGCAGGCTGCTGCAGCCGTACCGGGTGGCGGTCGAGCTGATCGGCTACGCCGACCCGCAGTCCAGGCCCGCGCTCAACCAGGCGGTGGCCGAGGGCGTGCTCGAGTGGCGCGACTTCATGCCGAACGACGAGGCGCTGAAGCGGCTCGACGGCGCGCTGGCCGGGCTCTCGCTGCTGCACGACGAGCCCAACTACCGGCACTCCATGCCCACGAAGATCGTGGAGTACATGGCGCACGGCATTCCGGTGATCACCACTCCCTCGCCTCGCGCGGTCGAGCTGGTCGAGCGGTACGAGAGCGGCATCGTCGTGGCCTGGGAGGACCCCAAGGCCGTGGCCCAGGCCGTCCTGTCGCTGCGCGACGAGCAGAGGGAGCGGCACGCGATGGGCGCCCGCGGCTACGCGGCGGCTCGCGCCAACCACCACTGGCCGAACTCGGCTCGGAGGTTCGTCTCGCAGCTGGAGTCCTGGGCGGGCGTCAAGAAGTAG
- a CDS encoding DUF4434 domain-containing protein, whose product MRWLTVLLGAAILAAVAAVVMVLPDNRPTAVDTAATPSAAQSKSLPQPTAKEYTDPCGTFDLQGVKKYAITGYWITPSSNPCTWRHQMEEIHQAGGDTVIRIGYGLQYRTVTDGRILKDGEVDPRYTDCENCWNQAEQDLKAANPGNRIGRTYVYRTDEHFGPDLFRCPGMERTIEAGKRVYYRLITSPDGSDDSTCDFSSKAGTYDLILIAAAAEDSLKKLLELGDTFGVQVFPSLPVAPRDPKASTRANPEHLGTLTTLTRRLMQDYGARFKDRASLGGFYQPFELQMGATLVNNPTLQVYAEQHDIVEQELPGKPILVSPYMDARKRVPFGQTPKQVAEGFRALAKSGVGIIAPQDSRGTGKVGLFWPDQRDDEVDKRLQPLVGVTTYGTAYHGSTRDYYREMSVVRDQLVDEGYEVELWANVESFEPSATQPCQPQGTRGKTDKPRLDAAIAMTGRYVQKVVSYMWSDFFTCGEPALKDEVAGDVDRPIAVDAIRTGSAGQDGLEVRGYHLDSGTVTLSWPGGSSELPITVSDVPNEAMAEGIVTAWVPFDWSQVPYGVWVKVGVRSPAGKEATEQLHVRVSV is encoded by the coding sequence GTGCGCTGGCTCACCGTGCTCCTGGGGGCTGCGATCCTGGCCGCCGTCGCGGCCGTGGTCATGGTCCTGCCCGACAACAGGCCGACCGCGGTCGACACGGCGGCCACCCCTTCCGCCGCGCAGTCGAAGAGCCTGCCCCAGCCGACCGCCAAGGAGTACACCGACCCCTGCGGCACCTTCGACCTGCAGGGCGTCAAGAAGTACGCGATCACCGGCTACTGGATCACGCCGTCGAGCAACCCGTGCACGTGGCGCCACCAGATGGAGGAGATCCACCAGGCCGGCGGCGACACCGTCATCAGGATCGGCTACGGCCTGCAGTACCGCACGGTCACCGACGGCCGGATCCTTAAGGACGGCGAGGTCGACCCTCGCTACACCGACTGCGAGAACTGCTGGAACCAGGCGGAGCAGGACCTGAAGGCGGCCAACCCCGGCAACAGGATCGGCCGCACCTACGTCTACCGGACCGACGAGCACTTCGGCCCCGACCTCTTCCGCTGCCCGGGGATGGAACGCACCATCGAGGCGGGCAAGCGCGTCTACTACCGCCTGATCACCTCGCCCGACGGCTCCGACGACTCCACCTGTGACTTCTCCAGCAAGGCCGGCACCTACGACCTGATCCTCATCGCCGCGGCCGCCGAGGACAGCCTCAAGAAGCTGCTGGAGCTGGGCGACACGTTCGGCGTGCAGGTCTTCCCCTCGCTGCCGGTGGCTCCTCGTGACCCGAAGGCGAGCACGAGGGCCAACCCCGAGCACCTCGGCACGCTGACCACGCTGACCCGCAGGCTCATGCAGGACTACGGCGCGCGGTTCAAGGACAGGGCCTCGCTCGGCGGCTTCTACCAGCCGTTCGAGCTGCAGATGGGCGCGACGCTGGTCAACAACCCGACGCTGCAGGTCTACGCCGAGCAGCACGACATCGTGGAGCAGGAGCTGCCGGGCAAGCCCATCCTGGTCAGCCCCTACATGGACGCCCGCAAGCGGGTGCCCTTCGGCCAGACGCCCAAGCAGGTCGCCGAGGGCTTCAGGGCGCTGGCGAAATCCGGGGTCGGCATCATCGCGCCCCAGGACAGCAGGGGCACCGGCAAGGTCGGCCTGTTCTGGCCCGACCAGCGCGACGACGAGGTGGACAAGCGGCTGCAGCCGCTCGTCGGCGTGACCACGTACGGCACGGCCTACCACGGCTCGACCCGCGACTACTACCGGGAGATGAGCGTCGTCCGCGACCAGCTCGTGGACGAGGGCTACGAGGTCGAGCTGTGGGCCAACGTCGAGTCCTTCGAGCCGTCGGCCACCCAGCCGTGTCAGCCGCAGGGCACCAGGGGCAAGACGGACAAGCCGCGCCTGGACGCCGCGATCGCCATGACCGGGCGCTACGTCCAGAAGGTGGTCTCGTACATGTGGAGCGACTTCTTCACCTGCGGCGAGCCCGCGTTGAAGGACGAGGTCGCGGGTGACGTCGACCGGCCGATCGCGGTGGACGCGATCAGGACCGGCTCGGCGGGACAGGACGGCCTCGAGGTTCGCGGGTACCACCTCGACAGCGGCACGGTCACGCTGAGCTGGCCCGGCGGCTCGTCGGAACTGCCGATCACCGTCTCCGACGTGCCGAACGAGGCGATGGCCGAGGGCATCGTGACGGCGTGGGTGCCCTTCGACTGGTCGCAGGTGCCGTACGGGGTGTGGGTGAAGGTGGGGGTGCGCTCACCGGCGGGCAAGGAGGCGACGGAGCAGCTGCACGTGCGCGTCAGCGTGTAA
- a CDS encoding NUDIX hydrolase — MVPTVPVSVDLVVLTVRCHALSALVWRRDNPPFLRRWSLPGGFIQLDEDLPDAARRILAERAGLPGAPVHLEQLQTYGYPDRDPRQRVLSVAYLGLAPDLPASEKAHMAWVPVAELAAMAFDHRRIMMDGVERARAKLEYTPLGAAFCPPEFTVADLRRVYEIVWGRPLDPRNFHRKVTKAEGFLVETGETTTRDGGRPAKLYRRGPAELLHPPMLRSLKE; from the coding sequence ATGGTCCCCACCGTCCCGGTCAGCGTGGACCTCGTCGTCCTCACCGTCCGCTGCCATGCGCTCTCCGCCCTGGTGTGGCGGCGCGACAATCCCCCCTTCCTGCGCAGGTGGTCGCTGCCGGGCGGCTTCATCCAGCTCGACGAGGACCTGCCCGACGCGGCCCGCCGCATCCTGGCCGAACGCGCGGGCCTGCCGGGCGCGCCGGTCCATCTGGAGCAGCTGCAGACCTACGGTTACCCCGACCGAGATCCGCGCCAGCGCGTGCTGTCCGTCGCCTATCTCGGCCTCGCGCCCGACCTGCCCGCCTCGGAGAAGGCGCACATGGCGTGGGTGCCCGTCGCCGAGCTGGCGGCCATGGCCTTCGACCACCGGCGCATCATGATGGACGGCGTGGAGCGGGCGCGGGCCAAGCTGGAGTACACCCCGCTCGGCGCGGCCTTCTGCCCGCCCGAGTTCACCGTCGCCGACCTGCGCCGCGTCTACGAGATCGTCTGGGGCCGCCCCCTCGACCCGCGCAACTTCCACCGCAAGGTCACCAAGGCCGAGGGCTTCCTGGTCGAGACCGGCGAGACCACCACCCGCGACGGTGGCCGCCCCGCCAAGCTCTACCGCAGAGGCCCCGCCGAACTCCTTCATCCCCCGATGCTGAGGTCGCTCAAGGAGTGA
- a CDS encoding ABC transporter ATP-binding protein yields MSITIDSVHFSYGSRPVLNGVSLTVEQGEFVALVGMNGCGKSTLLRLVAGLLTPASGTITLDGVPLRSLSRRQIARRLAVLHQTLPPVPGLTVRQLVRQGGYAHRGPLGMLWDASTGETDEALALTGVAHLADRVLDTLSGGERQRVRLALAVAQNTRMLLLDEPAAHLDVRHQLEVLTLVRELRAARDLTVVTVLHELDHAARFAERVVALREGGVWADGTPGEVMTPALLAEVFGVAGRVVVDDLHGTPRCLPDHALGDHSLSDLSIGG; encoded by the coding sequence ATGAGCATCACCATCGACTCCGTCCACTTCTCGTACGGCTCGCGGCCCGTGCTCAACGGGGTCTCGCTCACCGTGGAACAGGGTGAGTTCGTCGCGCTCGTCGGCATGAACGGCTGCGGCAAGAGCACCCTGCTGAGGCTCGTCGCCGGGCTCCTCACCCCCGCCTCCGGCACGATCACGCTCGACGGCGTCCCGCTCAGGTCGCTGTCGCGCCGCCAGATCGCCCGCAGGCTGGCGGTACTCCACCAGACCCTGCCGCCCGTGCCGGGCCTGACCGTGCGGCAGCTGGTCCGCCAGGGCGGCTACGCGCACCGCGGCCCGCTCGGCATGCTCTGGGACGCCTCCACCGGCGAGACGGACGAGGCCCTCGCCCTGACCGGCGTCGCGCACCTGGCCGACCGCGTCCTCGACACGCTGTCGGGCGGCGAGCGCCAGCGGGTGCGGCTGGCGCTCGCGGTCGCCCAGAACACCCGCATGCTGCTGCTCGACGAGCCCGCCGCGCACCTGGACGTACGCCACCAGCTGGAGGTGCTCACGCTGGTGCGGGAGCTGAGGGCGGCCCGTGACCTCACCGTGGTGACCGTGCTGCACGAGCTCGACCACGCCGCCCGCTTCGCCGAACGCGTCGTCGCGCTGCGCGAGGGGGGCGTGTGGGCCGACGGCACGCCGGGCGAGGTGATGACGCCCGCGCTGCTGGCCGAGGTCTTCGGCGTGGCGGGCCGCGTGGTCGTCGACGACCTGCACGGCACCCCGCGCTGCCTGCCCGACCACGCCCTCGGCGATCACTCCTTGAGCGACCTCAGCATCGGGGGATGA
- a CDS encoding FecCD family ABC transporter permease — protein MKSISPGVRRAAWLALLPVVAAAHVLAPGRPLTGALNQRILWELGIPRLLTALLAGAALGVAGYVLQATLRNPMAAPEFTGVNPGAVLGVLTALTLGVVPADSAAGALLAAVVGGALGGAAFASMRDTANLVVYGLLGSALLAGFTTMLLAYQPGRFGNAMRWLVGSVEGRVWDHLSVAWWWIVGWIALAWLCSAVLAVLAPGDDHAAALGLPPLAGRAVTLAVAIALTAGAASLAGAIAFVGLVVPHAVRRLRGGVLTAALFGGLTLAGADAVAQFAGRALAGTQRLGLPTGVVTALAGAAVLVFIARKEHA, from the coding sequence GTGAAGTCGATCAGCCCCGGCGTGCGGCGGGCCGCGTGGCTCGCCCTTCTCCCCGTCGTCGCCGCCGCCCACGTGCTGGCCCCCGGACGACCGCTCACCGGCGCGCTCAACCAGCGCATCCTGTGGGAGCTCGGGATACCGCGCCTGCTGACCGCCCTGCTGGCGGGAGCGGCGCTCGGCGTGGCCGGATACGTCCTGCAGGCCACGCTCCGCAACCCCATGGCCGCTCCCGAGTTCACCGGCGTCAACCCGGGCGCGGTGCTCGGCGTGCTCACGGCGCTGACCCTCGGTGTGGTGCCCGCCGACTCCGCCGCGGGCGCGCTCCTCGCCGCCGTGGTCGGCGGCGCGCTCGGCGGAGCCGCGTTCGCCTCGATGCGCGACACCGCCAACCTCGTCGTGTACGGCCTGCTCGGCTCGGCGCTGCTGGCCGGGTTCACCACGATGCTCCTCGCCTACCAGCCGGGCAGGTTCGGCAACGCGATGCGCTGGCTGGTCGGCTCGGTCGAGGGACGCGTGTGGGACCACCTGTCGGTCGCGTGGTGGTGGATCGTCGGCTGGATCGCGCTGGCCTGGCTCTGCTCGGCGGTGCTCGCCGTGCTGGCGCCAGGCGACGACCACGCCGCCGCACTCGGCCTGCCGCCCCTCGCCGGACGCGCCGTCACCCTGGCCGTGGCCATCGCGCTGACCGCCGGGGCGGCCTCGCTGGCCGGGGCCATCGCCTTCGTCGGGCTCGTGGTGCCGCATGCCGTACGGCGGCTGCGTGGCGGGGTTCTCACCGCCGCCCTCTTCGGCGGTCTCACGCTGGCGGGCGCCGACGCCGTCGCCCAGTTCGCGGGGCGGGCCCTGGCCGGGACCCAGCGTCTCGGCCTGCCCACGGGGGTGGTCACCGCGCTGGCCGGGGCCGCCGTCCTCGTCTTCATCGCGCGCAAGGAGCACGCATGA
- a CDS encoding FecCD family ABC transporter permease, with protein MTQARVAVPVALIALVIAGLCLGTPIVSPLRGLSQLEQVVLWELRVPRTLVALLGGAAIGVAGLLLQESLRNPLAVPEMIGVSTGASLAVGVCVVWALPVPFVLYPVVGLAGAALGGVVTLAVARTGRSAGSVLLIGAAVSTAIQALLLAVMSTADRLQYDMLFRYLVGSLTGVMWEQAGRILPWFAAAVPLVLLCLPALGLLRLGDEAAAALGARANLARLGVLAVAALLIGCVTGPCGPLAWVGFVAPLLARRARPHADARGWLPWAAALGALVTLAADLAARLAFAPVETPLGAWTAVAGVLLVAWRWRA; from the coding sequence GTGACGCAGGCACGGGTGGCGGTCCCCGTCGCGCTGATTGCGCTGGTGATCGCCGGTCTCTGCCTCGGCACGCCGATCGTCTCGCCGCTGCGCGGGCTCAGCCAGCTTGAACAGGTCGTGCTGTGGGAGCTGCGGGTGCCGAGGACGCTGGTCGCCCTGCTCGGCGGCGCCGCCATCGGGGTCGCGGGACTGCTGCTGCAGGAGTCGCTGCGCAATCCGCTGGCCGTACCGGAGATGATCGGGGTCTCCACGGGCGCCTCGCTGGCGGTGGGGGTCTGCGTGGTGTGGGCGCTGCCCGTGCCGTTCGTGCTGTATCCGGTGGTCGGGCTGGCGGGAGCGGCGCTCGGCGGGGTGGTCACGCTCGCGGTCGCCAGGACGGGCAGGAGCGCGGGGTCGGTGCTGCTCATCGGCGCGGCCGTCTCGACCGCCATCCAGGCGCTGCTGCTCGCCGTGATGTCGACGGCCGACCGGCTGCAGTACGACATGCTCTTCCGCTACCTCGTCGGCAGCCTCACCGGCGTGATGTGGGAGCAGGCCGGACGGATCCTGCCGTGGTTCGCCGCGGCCGTGCCCCTCGTGCTGCTGTGCCTGCCCGCACTCGGGCTGCTGCGCCTCGGCGACGAGGCCGCCGCCGCGCTCGGCGCGCGGGCCAACCTGGCCAGGCTGGGCGTGCTGGCCGTGGCGGCGCTGCTGATCGGCTGCGTCACCGGCCCGTGCGGGCCGCTGGCCTGGGTCGGGTTCGTGGCGCCGCTGCTGGCCAGGCGGGCGCGGCCGCACGCCGACGCGCGCGGCTGGCTGCCGTGGGCGGCGGCCCTCGGCGCGCTCGTGACGCTGGCCGCCGACCTGGCCGCCCGCCTGGCGTTCGCGCCGGTGGAGACACCGCTGGGGGCGTGGACGGCCGTGGCGGGCGTGCTGCTCGTGGCGTGGAGGTGGCGCGCGTGA